From Polynucleobacter paludilacus:
GTCGCGGCACTGTGGTGACTGGTCGTATTGAGCGCGGTATTGTTAAGGTTGGTGAAGAGATTGAAATCATTGGTATTAAGCCAACTCTGAAAACCACCTGTACTGGTGTAGAGATGTTCCGTAAATTGCTCGACCAAGGTCAAGCAGGCGATAACGTCGGTATTTTGCTCCGCGGTACAAAGCGTGAAGAAGTTGAGCGTGGCCAAGTATTAGCTAAGCCAGGTTCAATCACCCCACATACTCACTTTACAGCCGAGGTTTATATCTTGGGTAAAGATGAAGGTGGTCGTCATACTCCGTTCTTTAACAACTATCGTCCCCAGTTTTACTTCCGTACAACGGACGTAACTGGCTCAATCGAGTTGCCAAAAGACAAAGAGATGGTCATGCCTGGCGATAACGTCACCATTACCGTCAAACTCATCGCGCCAATTGCGATGGAAGAAGGTTTACGTTTTGCGATCCGTGAAGGTGGCCGTACTGTTGGCGCCGGAGTGGTTGCAAAGATTTTGGCTTAAGTAGTCAGTTTTAAATTAGGTTTAGCGTTTTGCTAACCGGTGACATCTGTGCTGCAGATGTCACCTGCTCTTTAGATTGATAACGCGGCAGCACCGCACTGTTCTTTGGAATTAATATGCAAAACCAAAAAATTCGTATTCGTCTCAAAGCATTTGACTATCGTTTAATTGATCAGTCAGCGGCTGAAATTGTCGATACAGCCAAGCGTACAGGCGCTGTTGTTAAGGGTCCAGTACCTTTGCCTACTCGTATCGAGCGTTTTGACATCTTGCGTTCCCCGCACGTGAACAAGACTTCACGT
This genomic window contains:
- the rpsJ gene encoding 30S ribosomal protein S10; its protein translation is MQNQKIRIRLKAFDYRLIDQSAAEIVDTAKRTGAVVKGPVPLPTRIERFDILRSPHVNKTSRDQLEIRTHLRLMDIVDPTEKTVDALMKLDLPAGVDVEIKLQ